One Trichosurus vulpecula isolate mTriVul1 chromosome 7, mTriVul1.pri, whole genome shotgun sequence genomic region harbors:
- the PLD2 gene encoding phospholipase D2 encodes MMSTPEGTFPGGGGLDSSQLQMEPDEVDTLKEGEDPADRMHHFLTIYNLRPLRSHPRIFAPGVPVIAQVIGTERYTSGSKVGTCTLYSVRLSHGDFTWTTKKKFRNFQELHRDLLRHKVLMSLLPLARFAVAYSPSQDAAPIAEIPSLPRVGPEGSSRHRASKQKYLENYLNHLLAISFYRNYHAMTEFLEVSPFSFIPDLGPKGLEGLIRKRSGGHRVPGFTCCGRDQVCYRWSKRWLVVKDSFLLYMRPETGSISFVQLFDPGFEVQVGKQNTETRYGVRIDTSHRSLILKCNSYRQARWWGQEITELAQSQGCDFLQLHRHQSYAPLRPGTLARWFVNGAGYFAAVADAILQAKEEIFIADWWLSPEIYLKRPAHSEDWRLDVMLKRKAEEGVRISVLLFKEVELALGINSGYSKKALMQLHPNIKVMRHPDQVTLWAHHEKLLVVDQAVAFMGGLDLAFGRWDDLHYRITDLEGYTGTTTPQLPTPCSSLPVVPDLSHNQLFWLGKDYSNLITKDWVQLDRPFEDFIDREMMPRMPWRDVGVAVHGSAARDLARHFIQRWNFTKTTKAKYKIPLFPYLLPKSPSTANQLPFSLPGGQCATIQVLRSVDRWSAGTSESSILNAYLHTIRESCHFIYIENQFFISCSDRRTVLNTVGDAIVERILRAHKQQQRFRVYVLLPLLPGFEGDISTGGGNSIQAILHFTYRTLCRGEYSILHRLKAAMGTLWRDYVSVCGLRTHGELSGKLISELIYIHSKLLIADDRTVIIGSANINDRSLLGKRDSELAMLIEDTEMEPSLMDGKEYQAGRFALSLRKHCFSTILGAESQPGLDLRDPVCDTFFQLWQKTAERNASIYEQIFRCLPSNATRSLRVLREYGSVEPLATVSPEIARSELTHIQGHLVHFPFKFLEEESLLPPLGSKEGVIPLEVWT; translated from the exons ATGATGTCAACCCCAGAAGGAACATTCCCTGGAGGTGGTGGCCTTGACTCCAGCCAGCTCCAGATGGAACCAGATGAGGTGGACACCTTGAAAGAAGGGGAAGACCCAG CTGACCGGATGCATCACTTCTTGACCATCTATAACCTTCGGCCCCTGAGGAGTCACCCCAGGATTTTCGCCCCTGGAGTCCCTGTTATTGCACAAGTCATAGGCACTGAGAGATACACCAGCGGATCCAAG GTGGGCACGTGCACACTTTACTCTGTCCGACTATCCCATGGTGATTTCACGTGGACAACCAAGAAGAAATTCCGAAATTTCCAGGAGCTTCATCGAGACCTGCTGAGACACAAAGTTTTGATGAGCCTCCTCCCTCTGGCCCG GTTTGCTGTTGCCTACTCCCCTTCCCAAGATGCTGCTCCTATAGCTGAAATACCCTCTTTGCCCAGAGTAGGTCCTGAAGGCTCCTCCAGACACAGGGCCAGCAAACAG aaataCCTAGAGAATTATCTCAATCACCTCCTGGCCATTTCATTCTACCGAAACTACCATGCCATG ACAGAATTTCTAGAGGTCAGTCCGTTCTCCTTCATACCTGACCTTGGCCCCAAAGGATT GGAAGGATTGATCCGCAAGCGCTCAGGAGGTCACCGAGTTCCTGGCTTTACCTGCTGTGGCCGAGACCAAGTCTGTTACCGGTGGTCCAAGAG ATGGCTGGTGGTAAAAGATTCCTTCCTGCTGTACATGCGCCCAGAGACAGGCTCTATCTCTTTTGTCCAGCTTTTTGACCCTGGATTTGAGGTCCAGGTTGGAAAACAGAACACTGAAACTCGTTATGGGGTCCGAATCGACACTTCTCACAG ATCCTTGATCCTCAAGTGCAACAGCTATCGGCAGGCTCGATGGTGGGGTCAGGAAATCACAGAATTAGCTCAGAGTCAGGGGTGTGACTTCTTACAGCTACACAGACACCAAAGCTATGCCCCACTCAGGCCAGGGACCCTGGCCAGATG GTTTGTAAACGGGGCAGGTTACTTTGCAGCTGTGGCTGATGCCATCCTTCAGGCCAAGGAGGAGATTTTCATTGCAGATTGGTG GTTGAGTCCTGAAATTTATCTGAAGCGTCCAGCCCATTCTGAGGACTGGAGACTGGACGTTATGCTCAAGAGGAAGGCG GAGGAGGGTGTCCGGATTTCTGTGCTGCTGTTCAAGGAAGTGGAATTGGCCTTGGGCATCAACAGTGGTTACAGCAAGAAGGCTCTGATGCAGCTGCACCCCAATATCAAG GTGATGCGTCACCCAGACCAGGTGACGCTGTGGGCCCACCATGAAAAGCTGCTAGTTGTGGACCAAGCCGTGGCCTTCATGGGGGGGCTCGACCTTGCCTTTGGCCGATGGGATGATCTTCACTACCGGATCACTGACCTAGAGGGCTATACTGGAACAACCACCCCACAG CTGCCCACCCCATGCTCAAGCCTTCCCGTTGTCCCTGACCTCTCCCACAACCAACTGTTCTGGCTGGGCAAGGATTACAGCAATTTGATCACCAAGGATTGGGTACAACTGGACCGGCCCTTCGAGG ATTTTATTGACAGGGAAATGATGCCCCGGATGCCATGGAGGGATGTGGGGGTCGCTGTCCACGGTTCAGCAGCACGAGATCTTGCCCGACATTTCATCCAGCGCTGGAATTTCACCAAG ACCACCAAGGCCAAGTACAAGATCCCCCTATTCCCATATCTGCTGCCCAAGTCACCCAGCACAGCCAACCAGTTACCATTCTCCCTTCCTGGAGGGCAGTGTGCCACTATACAG GTCCTTCGATCAGTGGACCGTTGGTCAGCTGGGACCTCTGAGAGCTCCATCCTCAATGCATACCTACATACAATTCGGGAGAGCTGCCACTTCATTTACATTGAG AATCAGTTCTTCATCAGCTGCTCAGACAGACGGACAGTCCTGAACACAGTGGGAGATGCTATTGTGGAGAGGATTCTGAGAGCCCACAA GCAACAGCAGCGGTTTCGGGTATACGTGCTGCTCCCCCTGCTTCCTGGGTTTGAAGGCGATATCTCTACAGGCGGTGGAAACTCTATCCAGGCAATTCTGCACTTTACCTACAG GACTCTCTGTCGCGGTGAATATTCAATCCTGCATCGGCTCAAAGCTGCCA TGGGCACTTTGTGGCGAGACTACGTGTCAGTGTGTGGGCTCCGAACCCACGGAGAGCTGAGTGGAAAGCTGATATCTGAGCTCATCTACATCCACAGCAAGCTGCTCATCGCCGATGACAGGACAGTCATCATCG GTTCAGCAAACATCAATGACCGTAGCCTCCTGGGGAAGCGAGACAGTGAGTTAGCAATGCTGATTGAAGACACCGAGATGGAACCGTCACTTATGGATGGAAAAGAGTACCAGGCTGGGAGGTTTGCCCTCAGTCTCCGGAAACACTGCTTCAG cACCATTCTAGGGGCAGAGTCCCAGCCTGGACTGGACCTTCGGGATCCTGTCTGTGATACCTTCTTCCAGTTGTGGCAGAAGACAGCTGAGAGAAATGCCAGCATCTATGAGCAG ATTTTTCGTTGCCTGCCGTCTAATGCAACTCGATCACTTCGGGTACTCCGAGAGTATGGGAGTGTGGAGCCTCTGGCCACTGTTAGCCCCGAGATAGCCCGTTCTGAACTCACTCACATCCAGGGCCACCTTGTCCACTTTCCCTTCAAATTCCTAGAGGAAGAGTCACTGTTGCCTCCACTGGGTAGCAAGGAGGGTGTCATACCTCTCGAAGTATGGACATAG